One window of the Labilibaculum sp. genome contains the following:
- a CDS encoding avidin/streptavidin family protein, producing the protein MKINLNGKWKNQYNSEMDLTVTENRVSGTFQTAIGQPKFEEKFEITGKINANVIAFMVDFEKYGSIACWTGRFELDEMGPVIHTMWHLSQSEGGEEEQLAKAILTGVGTFRKP; encoded by the coding sequence ATGAAGATAAACCTTAACGGAAAATGGAAAAACCAGTACAATTCAGAAATGGATTTAACTGTTACAGAAAATCGTGTAAGTGGAACATTTCAAACTGCAATAGGACAACCCAAATTCGAAGAGAAATTTGAAATAACAGGAAAAATCAATGCCAATGTTATAGCATTTATGGTAGATTTTGAAAAGTACGGATCTATAGCTTGTTGGACCGGTCGTTTTGAATTGGACGAGATGGGGCCAGTTATTCACACCATGTGGCATTTGTCGCAAAGTGAAGGTGGTGAAGAAGAACAACTTGCCAAAGCAATTCTTACCGGAGTGGGGACTTTCAGAAAACCATAA
- a CDS encoding isoaspartyl peptidase/L-asparaginase — MKKAILPLLIIITLIVSCFLFYPETEKKSDYAIVIHGGAGTILRENFTPEKEARYKKALQNALQIGDSILRNGGSSLDAVEKTIHILENSPLFNAGKGAVFTNSGKNELDASIMWGKDLNAGAVAGVDDIKNPISAARKVMENSEHVMLSGHGASDFAKTQGLEIVDQSYFFTQNRWDHLQEILKKEKEMTKEDRHGTVGCVALDKNGNLAAGTSTGGMTNKRFGRIGDSPIIGAGTYANNSSCAISCTGHGEFFIRLGVAKDISSMMEYQNIGLEEASNKVIDKLTKIGGTGGIIGLDKNGNIVMKMNTDGMYRAYSNSKGETDILIYK, encoded by the coding sequence ATGAAAAAAGCAATTCTACCATTATTAATTATCATCACTCTAATAGTAAGCTGTTTTCTATTTTATCCCGAAACAGAAAAAAAATCTGATTATGCAATTGTAATTCATGGAGGAGCCGGAACCATTTTACGTGAAAATTTCACTCCTGAAAAGGAAGCACGGTATAAAAAAGCACTGCAAAATGCACTGCAAATTGGTGATTCTATATTAAGAAATGGCGGAAGCAGCCTTGATGCGGTTGAAAAAACAATTCACATCCTAGAAAACTCCCCTCTTTTTAACGCTGGTAAAGGTGCAGTATTTACCAATTCCGGAAAGAACGAACTTGATGCCTCGATTATGTGGGGAAAAGATCTAAATGCAGGAGCAGTTGCTGGGGTTGATGATATAAAAAATCCTATTAGTGCAGCCAGAAAAGTCATGGAAAATTCAGAACATGTCATGCTGAGTGGACACGGAGCTTCTGATTTTGCTAAAACACAAGGTTTGGAAATAGTTGACCAGAGTTATTTTTTCACACAAAACAGATGGGATCACCTGCAGGAGATCCTTAAAAAAGAGAAAGAAATGACTAAAGAAGACCGTCATGGAACAGTTGGATGCGTAGCTTTGGATAAAAATGGAAACCTGGCTGCAGGAACCTCAACGGGAGGCATGACAAATAAGCGTTTCGGTCGTATCGGAGACTCTCCTATTATTGGTGCCGGTACTTATGCCAACAATTCAAGCTGTGCAATTTCATGCACTGGTCATGGTGAATTTTTTATCCGCTTAGGCGTTGCTAAAGATATTTCATCCATGATGGAATACCAAAATATTGGTTTGGAGGAGGCCAGCAATAAAGTTATTGACAAATTGACTAAAATAGGAGGAACCGGTGGCATCATTGGCCTTGATAAAAACGGCAATATTGTCATGAAAATGAATACCGATGGGATGTACAGAGCTTATTCCAATTCAAAAGGAGAAACCGATATATTGATTTATAAATGA
- a CDS encoding cache domain-containing protein gives MNLRPLKQKQNNLSVSRAYFLLFLVLTVSFLVGIGGIWIYKEISKFTIESEALRIKSIAQQKKLLISKTEECTNFINYQNAQAENRIKNRLKSFVNQAHAIASNIYKQNKGKISDQKIKQIIKQAISPIRFSNDKGYVFINTLAGKGILYPFSKEKEGQNLIDFQDLNKNYLIKNEINLMMYQDEAYTKYENPNKIKNKYNAYTKVSYIKKFTPYNWYFGSFSFLDDLEEENQKEALNRINQISLGDDNSFFVYKKDGTCLLHNNNESIGKNYRDYKNILRRNNVANILSQAEVNGKGFVEYQDPSIEKGTKVSYIVTIDDWDWVIGAGIYTRDIDANIQTAHIELRETVLKYIYQIIILIVIAILAFYFTSKFISKKMNRNFVSFNNFFRKASTQSIKINPDELYFPEFRDMSKTINRMIDVRSQKEKELEIAKERAEESDRLKSSFLANMSHEIRTPMNAIIGFSELLQEDDIPYDTRKQFFSHIRNSGNSLLNLINDIIDFSKIESGELKISRTIFNLNQLFDELHQTFEKIKTGKGKDHIKLQFLKGLSDEQSVIYTDPFRLKQIITNLIENSLKFTEKGSVIVSYQLNEDEIIFSIRDTGIGISKDKQEVIFNQFRQADDSHARKYGGTGLGLSISKKLVKLLNGKMWLESTVDVGSSFFISIPYQKEKTPAVNSTSNEDSDFNKNLAGKKILIVDDYKVNLTVLEKMLKTTGAELIVAKNGEIAVDYCTKNHFDLILLDLQMPNLNGYDTFKLIKKDSPDTKIIAQTAYDLANEKEQVLKSGFDGFIAKPIIKQELIEIIHKII, from the coding sequence ATGAATTTAAGGCCTTTAAAACAGAAACAAAATAATCTTAGTGTTAGCAGAGCCTACTTTCTGCTATTTCTTGTATTAACGGTAAGCTTTCTTGTTGGAATAGGAGGCATTTGGATCTATAAAGAAATCTCAAAATTCACAATTGAATCAGAAGCTCTTAGAATTAAATCCATCGCTCAACAAAAGAAATTGTTGATAAGCAAAACAGAAGAGTGCACTAATTTTATTAATTATCAAAATGCTCAGGCCGAAAACAGAATTAAAAACAGACTTAAAAGCTTTGTTAATCAAGCACATGCTATTGCATCAAATATTTACAAACAGAACAAAGGGAAAATCTCCGATCAGAAAATAAAACAAATAATTAAGCAGGCTATTTCTCCCATTCGTTTCTCGAATGATAAAGGATACGTTTTTATTAACACTTTAGCTGGAAAAGGGATTTTGTATCCTTTCTCAAAAGAAAAGGAGGGGCAAAACCTGATTGATTTTCAGGATCTGAACAAAAATTATCTCATTAAGAATGAAATCAACTTAATGATGTATCAAGATGAAGCTTACACTAAATATGAAAATCCGAATAAGATAAAAAACAAATACAACGCTTACACAAAGGTGTCATATATCAAGAAATTCACACCTTACAATTGGTACTTTGGAAGTTTTTCTTTTTTAGATGACTTGGAAGAAGAAAACCAAAAAGAAGCATTAAATAGAATTAACCAAATAAGCCTTGGTGATGACAATTCTTTCTTTGTATATAAAAAAGATGGAACCTGTCTGCTTCATAATAACAATGAAAGTATTGGGAAAAACTATCGAGACTATAAAAATATTCTTCGTAGAAATAATGTTGCAAACATATTATCGCAAGCAGAAGTTAATGGGAAAGGTTTCGTTGAATATCAAGATCCATCTATAGAAAAGGGAACGAAGGTTTCGTATATCGTAACAATTGACGATTGGGACTGGGTGATTGGAGCAGGTATCTACACAAGAGATATTGACGCAAACATTCAAACAGCCCATATTGAATTGCGGGAAACAGTTTTAAAATATATTTATCAAATTATTATTTTAATTGTAATTGCCATTCTAGCCTTCTATTTCACGTCTAAATTTATTTCAAAAAAGATGAATCGAAACTTCGTTTCATTCAATAATTTCTTCCGTAAAGCATCCACACAATCCATTAAAATTAATCCTGATGAATTATATTTCCCGGAATTTCGGGATATGTCAAAAACAATTAACAGAATGATTGACGTTCGTAGTCAGAAGGAAAAAGAATTAGAAATTGCTAAAGAACGTGCGGAGGAATCTGATCGTTTAAAATCTTCCTTTCTTGCCAACATGTCTCATGAAATACGTACTCCAATGAATGCTATTATCGGATTCTCGGAGTTGTTGCAGGAAGATGATATCCCTTATGACACCAGAAAACAATTTTTCAGTCATATCAGAAATAGTGGAAATTCCTTACTAAATTTAATTAATGATATAATCGATTTTTCAAAAATTGAATCCGGAGAGCTAAAAATCTCCAGAACAATTTTTAATTTAAATCAGCTTTTTGATGAATTACACCAGACTTTCGAAAAAATTAAAACGGGCAAAGGAAAAGATCATATTAAACTTCAGTTCTTAAAAGGATTAAGTGATGAGCAATCTGTTATTTACACTGATCCCTTTCGTCTAAAACAAATTATCACAAATCTTATTGAAAATTCGTTAAAATTCACCGAAAAAGGCAGTGTTATAGTTTCGTATCAATTGAATGAAGATGAAATAATCTTTTCGATAAGAGATACTGGGATTGGAATATCGAAAGACAAGCAAGAGGTTATTTTTAACCAATTCAGACAAGCAGATGATTCCCATGCTCGAAAATATGGAGGAACTGGCTTGGGACTTTCCATATCAAAAAAACTGGTAAAACTTTTGAATGGTAAAATGTGGCTGGAATCTACTGTAGATGTTGGCAGCAGCTTTTTCATCAGCATCCCTTATCAAAAAGAGAAGACTCCTGCAGTAAATTCAACATCAAATGAAGATTCTGATTTCAATAAAAATTTAGCAGGAAAAAAGATTTTGATCGTGGATGATTATAAGGTAAATCTCACCGTCTTGGAAAAAATGCTTAAAACAACAGGAGCTGAACTCATCGTAGCAAAAAATGGAGAGATAGCTGTTGATTATTGCACAAAAAACCATTTTGATCTGATTCTATTAGACCTGCAAATGCCAAATTTAAATGGCTACGACACATTTAAACTAATTAAAAAAGATAGTCCGGACACAAAAATAATTGCTCAAACGGCCTATGACTTAGCCAATGAAAAAGAACAGGTTCTTAAGTCAGGATTTGATGGCTTCATTGCCAAACCAATTATCAAACAAGAATTAATTGAAATTATCCACAAGATAATTTAA
- a CDS encoding aminotransferase class IV: MSECFRYIFLKNEKAKPAKDFNDKIFLQGISLYEVIRVVSGKALFLESHFQRLTNSAAYLEQSLWLNLNEIKASISNLIALNDSQNGNIKLVFHIEGENKTFLAYFIQHYYPTENQYRNGVRTLVHQADRPKPNAKVYNHSLRSATNDLIKEAEIFEVLLLNSMGNITEGSRSNLFFIKNDELHTALDTDVLHGIIRSKVIEAAEELKIPVRKHSIKYDDLPSFQAAFLTGTSILILPIKRINSISYSSSHKIIGKLSEVLRTKISEYLK, encoded by the coding sequence ATGAGTGAGTGTTTCCGTTATATTTTTCTAAAAAATGAAAAAGCAAAACCTGCTAAAGATTTTAATGATAAAATCTTTCTGCAGGGAATAAGCCTGTATGAAGTTATTCGGGTCGTATCTGGAAAAGCTTTATTTCTTGAATCTCATTTCCAACGATTAACCAATTCAGCAGCTTATCTTGAACAAAGCCTTTGGTTAAACCTGAATGAAATTAAAGCAAGTATTTCTAATTTAATTGCATTAAACGATTCCCAAAACGGCAATATCAAATTAGTATTTCATATCGAAGGCGAAAATAAAACTTTTCTGGCCTACTTTATTCAACATTATTATCCCACCGAAAATCAGTATAGGAATGGTGTTAGAACTCTTGTTCATCAGGCCGATCGACCTAAACCGAATGCAAAAGTATACAACCACTCCCTTCGTTCTGCAACTAATGATTTAATTAAAGAGGCTGAAATTTTTGAAGTATTGCTTCTAAACTCTATGGGAAACATTACTGAAGGAAGCAGGTCTAATCTTTTTTTTATTAAAAACGATGAATTGCATACAGCATTGGATACAGATGTTTTACACGGAATCATTCGCAGCAAAGTAATTGAAGCTGCTGAAGAACTTAAAATCCCTGTCCGAAAACACTCAATTAAATATGATGATTTACCAAGTTTTCAGGCGGCTTTTTTAACCGGAACATCAATACTGATTTTACCAATAAAAAGAATTAATTCAATTAGTTACTCAAGCTCTCATAAGATAATTGGAAAGTTGTCTGAAGTTCTTCGAACTAAAATTAGTGAATATTTGAAGTAG
- a CDS encoding PorP/SprF family type IX secretion system membrane protein, translating into MRNELKIVGVVMLLLNSLNLFSQDVEFSQFYANKIYLNPAFAGSDFDPRISFGYRNQWPELNSAYISYSVAYDQYVNALGGGFGLQIMQDEQGDGTISTTTASGMYSYTLRVSRDFLIKTGFQVSFIQRKLDDTNFTYPDQTDEFYINGLINPFTGEGVIDHLSRNYFDFSTGMIASYKNWFVGFAAHHITEPNETFKDESDYSKLPRKYTLHCGVNVPVFRNGLHRADFSLAPNFLLQQQGTNRQLNYGLYLSKGSVIYGMWYRDNLELEYDAIILQLGIIRDWWQVSYSYDKTVSKLIHTNTGAHEISFLMRFKNKSSGSMEKNLRRRRQIGRIKCPKF; encoded by the coding sequence ATGAGAAACGAATTGAAAATAGTAGGTGTTGTTATGCTATTATTGAATTCTTTAAATCTGTTTTCACAAGATGTAGAGTTCTCTCAGTTCTATGCGAATAAAATTTATTTGAATCCGGCATTTGCCGGTTCCGATTTCGATCCCAGAATTTCATTTGGATACAGAAATCAGTGGCCTGAGTTAAACTCAGCGTACATAAGTTACAGCGTAGCTTACGACCAATATGTAAATGCGCTTGGCGGTGGTTTTGGACTTCAGATTATGCAGGATGAACAAGGCGATGGAACAATTAGTACCACAACGGCAAGTGGGATGTACTCCTACACACTTCGGGTGTCCCGTGATTTCTTGATAAAAACAGGCTTTCAGGTTTCATTTATTCAAAGAAAGTTGGATGATACTAATTTTACTTATCCGGATCAGACTGATGAATTTTATATCAATGGACTGATAAATCCTTTTACCGGTGAAGGGGTTATTGATCACTTAAGCAGGAATTATTTCGATTTTTCCACAGGGATGATAGCATCTTATAAAAATTGGTTTGTTGGTTTTGCAGCTCATCATATAACCGAACCAAACGAAACTTTTAAAGATGAAAGCGACTATTCTAAGTTGCCAAGAAAATACACTTTGCATTGTGGCGTTAACGTGCCGGTTTTCCGAAATGGTTTGCATCGAGCTGATTTTAGTTTAGCTCCTAATTTTTTGCTTCAACAACAAGGGACTAACAGACAGCTAAATTACGGCTTATATCTCTCAAAAGGTTCTGTTATTTACGGAATGTGGTACAGGGATAATTTGGAGTTGGAATACGATGCAATAATCCTGCAATTAGGAATTATTCGTGATTGGTGGCAGGTTTCCTATAGTTACGATAAAACGGTTTCTAAATTAATACACACAAACACAGGAGCTCACGAAATTTCTTTTTTAATGAGATTTAAAAATAAATCGTCAGGTTCTATGGAAAAAAATCTTAGGCGTCGAAGACAAATTGGTAGAATTAAGTGTCCGAAATTCTAG
- a CDS encoding histidine kinase gives MSEGLPSNIILDIFEDSRGLVWLATDVGLFEFIGEEIKFRKELSRLQGERINSICEDKKGNLWFAAQGVGLCKFDGKRLSVFPLDSVSEESDIACLAKNAASDNLIVGSSDGVFVYKEQNSKLKRVGNLWNKSVFKIRQFQNKFVVNSVSQKENVEFEIESGKVLEYHIEANLPVVQIGYQNSNTELRNLLESGKPFTLITKTKKKLVCDVVEVEGNETQKFYLLRYFEKEIEKQKLIRLRGDLLSDLSDKKMLDECVIHSIFLRKGYDDLWIGTHNQGLIQLQNSKFTYLDSDLLGFKNTLLKDLVCDRRGNIIVASKNEISIFQASQVQHRLIVNDFCSLSDREFKCLKDFSIYKLGTDKDELVWISTSRGFFTLNVDNFQLKYIGITPAKNFVFTEDDELLCFWQNQFKFYTKSGLDSQKPILKFPKSARIGVSKMVAKNSSIWISTRQKGIVQFKNNEFRIFNRKNSNIHNVLNDILVLPDSTIIASGNNGLIYKIKSKSSGLVLIDSITGLNGLVGTSIHGIQYLQDGSLWCGTNLGVHRFEYSSWLKNSELKFKFWNSKDGYFDQSGEQSVIDKDQNIWVKTKNRLLKIETNTGNRKHFESKISIKSIRIHDEDWRPAGSQADVWTNSPISPIELKYDENDLAFAFGLDFCQNISNVRFRYLLDGFDERWSNWSNSSEAVFSHLPSGNYTLKVEAKHLSEGVIIPFSFDIVVKTPWYRMWWFIILSGLVLGGIVYVAMWCYAYFIRKREKARTKQFNRVIGLKMKSLQNQLDPHFIFNSLNSIQSYILGEKKESALEYLSDFSDVLRKKIENANKDFISLSDEIAYLQLYLKLEQMRFSNKFSYKITVNTAINPYQSKLPPMLIQPFLENAIRYGLAGAETKGDLDVNFEIEHDGYLRCIIKDNGVGRKKTKSLHEDSNIKIHHKTMIITKDRIKLLNKVLSNGRVYEYFIEDLMDENGFPSGTKVEIGFPKQ, from the coding sequence ATGTCTGAAGGTCTTCCCAGTAATATTATACTTGATATTTTCGAAGATTCCAGAGGTTTGGTTTGGCTTGCTACAGATGTAGGACTATTTGAATTTATTGGTGAGGAAATTAAGTTTAGAAAAGAACTATCAAGACTTCAGGGAGAAAGAATTAATTCAATTTGTGAAGACAAAAAGGGGAATTTATGGTTTGCGGCACAGGGTGTTGGCCTTTGTAAATTTGATGGTAAAAGGCTTTCAGTCTTTCCGTTGGATTCCGTGTCGGAAGAGAGCGATATTGCATGTCTTGCGAAAAATGCAGCAAGTGATAATTTAATTGTGGGATCATCAGATGGGGTTTTTGTATATAAAGAGCAAAACTCCAAATTGAAACGGGTTGGAAATTTATGGAACAAATCCGTTTTTAAGATTCGGCAATTTCAAAATAAATTTGTTGTAAATAGTGTCTCCCAAAAAGAGAATGTTGAATTTGAAATCGAGTCGGGCAAGGTTCTGGAATATCATATCGAAGCAAATTTACCCGTAGTTCAAATTGGTTATCAAAACAGTAATACTGAGCTCAGAAATCTTTTGGAATCTGGTAAGCCGTTTACTCTTATAACGAAAACAAAAAAGAAATTAGTTTGTGATGTTGTTGAGGTTGAGGGGAATGAAACCCAAAAATTTTATTTGTTGAGATATTTTGAAAAAGAAATAGAGAAACAAAAATTGATAAGGCTTCGTGGTGATTTATTGTCCGATTTGTCAGATAAAAAAATGTTGGATGAATGCGTGATTCATTCTATTTTTTTAAGAAAAGGATACGATGATTTATGGATTGGCACACACAATCAAGGTTTAATTCAATTGCAAAATTCAAAGTTCACCTACCTTGATTCTGACCTGCTTGGATTTAAAAATACTCTTTTGAAGGATTTGGTTTGTGATCGGAGAGGAAATATAATTGTGGCAAGTAAAAATGAAATTAGTATTTTTCAAGCTTCTCAGGTTCAGCATCGTTTAATAGTTAATGATTTCTGCTCACTGTCTGATAGGGAATTTAAGTGCCTCAAAGATTTCTCAATTTATAAATTGGGGACAGATAAGGATGAATTAGTATGGATATCAACGAGTAGGGGTTTTTTCACCCTTAATGTAGATAACTTTCAGTTAAAATATATTGGAATTACTCCCGCTAAGAATTTTGTGTTTACAGAGGATGACGAATTGCTTTGTTTCTGGCAGAATCAATTTAAGTTTTATACTAAAAGCGGATTGGATTCACAAAAACCGATATTGAAATTTCCAAAGTCGGCCCGCATTGGTGTAAGTAAAATGGTTGCGAAGAACTCGTCGATATGGATCTCAACCCGACAAAAGGGGATTGTTCAATTTAAAAATAATGAATTTAGGATTTTTAACAGAAAGAATTCGAATATTCACAATGTATTAAATGACATACTGGTATTGCCGGATTCTACAATTATTGCCAGTGGAAACAATGGTTTAATTTACAAAATAAAAAGTAAATCAAGTGGCTTGGTTCTTATTGACTCCATTACTGGTTTGAATGGATTGGTAGGGACCTCAATTCATGGTATTCAATATTTACAGGATGGCTCATTGTGGTGTGGAACGAATTTGGGAGTGCATCGTTTCGAGTACAGTTCATGGTTGAAAAATTCAGAGCTGAAATTTAAATTTTGGAACTCGAAAGATGGGTATTTTGATCAGTCGGGAGAACAGTCAGTTATTGATAAGGATCAGAATATTTGGGTTAAGACAAAGAACAGACTACTGAAAATCGAGACAAATACTGGGAATAGAAAGCATTTTGAGAGTAAAATTAGTATTAAATCAATTAGGATTCATGATGAGGATTGGAGACCAGCAGGATCGCAGGCAGATGTATGGACTAATTCTCCAATTTCACCTATTGAATTAAAATATGATGAGAATGATTTAGCTTTTGCGTTTGGATTAGATTTTTGCCAAAATATATCAAATGTTCGGTTTCGATATTTATTGGATGGATTTGATGAGAGATGGTCAAATTGGAGCAATTCTTCAGAGGCTGTATTTTCTCATTTGCCAAGTGGAAATTATACCTTAAAAGTAGAAGCGAAACATTTAAGCGAAGGTGTTATTATTCCTTTTTCTTTTGATATTGTTGTGAAGACTCCGTGGTATAGAATGTGGTGGTTTATCATATTGTCGGGCTTGGTTTTAGGAGGAATTGTTTATGTTGCTATGTGGTGTTATGCCTATTTTATTAGAAAAAGAGAAAAAGCAAGAACCAAACAGTTCAATAGGGTTATAGGTCTTAAAATGAAATCATTACAAAATCAATTGGATCCACATTTTATTTTTAATTCTTTGAATTCAATACAGAGTTATATTTTGGGAGAGAAAAAAGAGAGTGCATTGGAATATCTTTCTGATTTTTCGGATGTGTTGAGAAAGAAGATTGAAAATGCAAATAAGGATTTTATTTCTTTATCCGATGAAATTGCTTATTTACAACTCTATTTGAAGTTGGAACAAATGCGGTTTTCTAATAAATTTTCATACAAAATAACTGTAAATACGGCAATCAATCCTTATCAGTCTAAATTGCCACCAATGCTGATACAGCCATTTTTGGAAAATGCAATAAGATACGGGTTAGCAGGAGCGGAGACAAAGGGAGATCTTGATGTGAATTTCGAGATTGAACACGATGGTTATTTGCGATGCATTATTAAAGATAATGGTGTTGGGCGCAAAAAGACCAAAAGCCTGCACGAGGATTCTAATATTAAAATCCATCATAAAACAATGATTATTACAAAGGACAGAATTAAATTATTGAATAAAGTTCTGAGTAATGGTCGGGTATATGAATATTTTATTGAAGATTTGATGGATGAAAATGGATTTCCAAGTGGGACTAAAGTGGAGATCGGATTTCCTAAACAATAA